A single genomic interval of Helianthus annuus cultivar XRQ/B chromosome 13, HanXRQr2.0-SUNRISE, whole genome shotgun sequence harbors:
- the LOC110903380 gene encoding uncharacterized protein LOC110903380: MPYDNWLRTIEGFREAKYIKRSEANTLVREKQQFPYRGGTSSYGSTAYKNDMDWVPTYAKTHTDNQGNWVDPVAEQNYRNIQQATSQWSGEGPPIAPYQEALGERRGWYRGMGPKPSSNTSSHSSSNMSSSQARTQEPFSEDFVNSLFQTPSFLNQLNNYLASQGKGKGKSKDYDSDNLFDNESDDEPNDNDDDE; the protein is encoded by the exons ATGCCCTATGATAACTGGTTGAGAACCATTGAAGGTTTCCGGGAAGCTAAATATATTAAAAGAAGCGAGGCCAACACACTAGTACGCGAGAAACAACAATTCCCATACCGTGGGGGGACATCTTCGTACGGTAGCACCGCctataaaaat GATATGGATTGGGTACCTACGTATGCTAAAACCCACACGGACAATCAAGGGAATTGGGTTGATCCGGTTGCTGAACAAAATTAC CGGAACATACAACAGGCCACAAGTCAATGGAGCGGTGAGGGTCCGCCAATTGCCCCGTATCAGGAAGCGTTGGGTGAGCGGCGAGGATGGTACCGCGGGATGGGGCCTAAACCTTCTTCCAACACGTCCTCGCACTCGTCATCTAACATGTCGTCTTCGCAAGCTCGGACGCAAGAACCCTTTTCCGAG GATTTTGTTAACAGCTTGTTCCAAACCCCGTCATTTTTGAACCAACTTAACAACTATCTTGCTtcacaaggaaaaggaaaaggaaagtcaAAAGACTACGATTCTGACAACTTATTCGATAATGAATCCGACGATGAACCCAACGATAACGATGACGATGAGTGA
- the LOC110899746 gene encoding calcium-dependent protein kinase 17, whose translation MGCCCSRKEPTTENGPTNPNDNNAERSENDPSRATPQTASPSPTANSGKQNPIGPVLGRPMEDVRTGYTIGKELGRGQFGVTHLCTSKQTGEQLACKTIAKRKLANKEDMDDVRREVQIMHHLSGQQNIVDLKGAFEDKHSVHLVMELCAGGELFDRIIAKGYYTERGAASLLRTIVQIVHTCHSMGVIHRDLKPENFLLLDKDENAPLKATDFGLSVFYKQGEVFGDIVGSAYYIAPEVLKRKYGPEIDIWSIGVMLYILLCGVPPFWAESEHGIFNAILRGYVDFTSDPWPTISPQAKDLVRKMLNSDPKQRLTAQEVLCHPWIKEDGEAPDTPLDNAVMGRLKQFRAMNKFKKVALRVIAGCLSEEEIMGLKEMFKGMDTDNSGTITLEELKQGLSKQGPKLSEKEVKQLLEAADADGNGTIDYDEFITATMHMNRMDREEHLYTAFQYFDKDNSGYISIEEMEQAIRDYGMNDGRDIKEIISEIDTDNDGRINYDEFVAMMRKGNKQNSVNPKRRRDSFVPNI comes from the exons ATGGGATGCTGTTGTTCCCGAAAAGAACCAACCACCGAGAACGGTCCGACAAACCCTAATGATAATAATGCAGAAAGATCCGAAAACGATCCATCGAGAGCCACCCCTCAAACTGCATCCCCATCTCCCACAGCAAACTCCGGCAAGCAAAACCCGATTGGACCCGTGTTGGGACGCCCAATGGAGGATGTCCGCACGGGTTACACAATCGGGAAAGAGCTTGGCCGGGGCCAGTTTGGTGTCACACATTTGTGTACGAGCAAACAAACGGGTGAACAATTGGCATGCAAAACAATTGCTAAACGGAAACTTGCGAACAAGGAAGATATGGATGATGTACGGAGAGAAGTGCAGATCATGCATCATTTGAGCGGGCAACAGAATATTGTGGACCTTAAGGGTGCATTTGAAGACAAACATTCGGTGCATTTGGTGATGGAGTTGTGCGCTGGCGGCGAGTTATTTGATCGGATTATTGCGAAAGGTTACTATACCGAAAGGGGTGCTGCATCATTGCTTAGAACAATTGTTCAAATTGTTCATACTTGCCATTCAATGGGAGTTATTCATAGAGATCTAAAGCCTGAAAACTTTCTtttgttggataaagatgaaaatGCTCCCTTAAAGGCTACAGATTTCGGTCTCTCAGTGTTCTACAAGCAAG GCGAGGTATTTGGTGACATTGTTGGAAGTGCATATTATATAGCACCTGaagttttaaaaagaaaatatgGGCCAGAAATTGATATTTGGAGCATTGGTGTCATGTTGTATATTCTTCTTTGTGGAGTTCCTCCTTTTTGGGCAG AATCGGAGCATGGGATATTTAATGCAATCCTGCGTGGGTATGTAGATTTTACAAGTGACCCTTGGCCTACCATATCTCCCCAAGCTAAAGATCTAGTCAGGAAGATGTTGAATTCAGATCCCAAGCAACGGCTGACGGCACAAGAAGTGCTTT GTCATCCATGGATTAAAGAAGATGGTGAAGCACCTGATACGCCACTTGACAATGCTGTTATGGGCAGGCTAAAACAATTTAGAGCCATGAACAAATTCAAGAAAGTTGCTCTTCGG GTTATTGCAGGATGCCTATCGGAGGAAGAAATCATGGGCTTAAAGGAAATGTTTAAGGGAATGGATACCGATAATAGCGGAACAATAACGCTTGAGGAGCTAAAACAAGGGCTTTCCAAGCAAGGGCCAAAATTATCTGAAAAGGAAGTTAAACAACTACTAGAAGCC GCGGATGCAGACGGGAATGGAACTATAGACTATGACGAGTTCATAACAGCAACGATGCATATGAACAGAATGGATAGAGAAGAACATCTATACACTGCATTCCAGTATTTTGATAAAGATAATAGTGG ATACATATCTATAGAAGAAATGGAGCAAGCTATACGTGACTACGGTATGAATGATGGAAGAGATATAAAAGAGATCATATCCGAGATTGATACGGATAAT GATGGTCGCATCAACTACGACGAGTTTGTCGCAATGATGAGAAAAGGGAACAAACAAAATAGTGTAAATCCAAAGAGAAGAAGAGATTCCTTTGTTCCTAATATATGA